One part of the Pseudopipra pipra isolate bDixPip1 chromosome 3, bDixPip1.hap1, whole genome shotgun sequence genome encodes these proteins:
- the INSM1 gene encoding LOW QUALITY PROTEIN: insulinoma-associated protein 1 (The sequence of the model RefSeq protein was modified relative to this genomic sequence to represent the inferred CDS: inserted 1 base in 1 codon), translated as MGSTPGGHLRSPLCRRRHKRRFRRPLRRAPRAGPPAGSGRRSVPGRAVRRGAVPSWQAGGSAPVPLPVAVRARGAAHKGRACRAGGAGRAGAGPGVCRAGLRCGRAAAAAADWPVPPPPARTMAPTRLKAAAAAPRAERGAXRRGRRRPGAGAKMPRGFLVKRSRRPTPVSYRVRCCREAAAGPPLPAGAAPPPACPAAPPPPPRDSPPPVPFGTPDAAVQALYSPTRPVSRDKYLERGFSLGSPVSAESFPAPAVPGTMDPLLFAPAELKLWAAAGHVEPPAAHPGPGGAPAPPAPAAPPASGRPPPNKRPPGAAEPGRHKGPSGKKTKAIRKLTFEDEVTTSPVLGLRIKEGPVEAPAKARGGCARPLGEFICQLCKEEYGDPFALAQHRCSRIVRVEYRCPECDKVFSCPANLASHRRWHKPRPPAAKGGPEAGRAPAAAPGSAEEPPKEASGGSGSERDTPSPGGASEAGSEEGLFECPRCSKRFRRQAYLRKHLLGHTAPAPASAPAPAPAPAPAPEPAAEEPPAAECRLCPVCGETFPSKSSQERHLRLLHAAQVFPCKYCPATFYSSPGLTRHINKCHPSENRQVILLQVPLRPAC; from the exons ATGGGCAGCACCCCCGGGGGGCATCTCCGCTCCCCCTTGTGCCGCCGCCGCCACAAGCGCCGCTTTCGCCGCCCCCTGCGCCGAGCTCCCCGCGCAGGTCCGCCCGCCGGGAGCGGCCGGCGCTCAGTGCCGGGGCGGGCGGTGCGGCGCGGTGCCGTTCCCAGCTGGCAGGCGGGCGGGAGCGCCCCGGTGCCGCTCCCGGTGGCGGtgcgggcgcggggggcggcaCACAAAGGCCGCGCgtgccgggcgggcggcgcggggcgggcgggggcggggccgggcgtGTGCCGGGCCGGGCTCAGGtgcggccgcgccgccgccgccgccgctgattggccggtgccgccgccgccggcccgAACAATGGCCCCGACCCGCTTAaaggcggcggcggccgcgccgcgGGCAGAGCGAGGAG TtcgccgcggccgccgccggcccggAGCCGGCGCCAAGATGCCCCGGGGCTTCCTGGTGAAGCGCAGCCGGCGGCCCACCCCCGTGTCCTACCGGGTGCGCTGCTGCCGCGAGGCCGCCGCCggcccgccgctccccgccggcgccgccccgccgcccgcctgccccgccgcgccgccgcccccgccgcgggaCTCGCCGCCGCCCGTGCCCTTCGGGACGCCCGATGCCGCCGTGCAGGCGCTGTACAGCCCCACGCGGCCCGTCAGCAGGGACAAGTACCTGGAGCGCGGCTTCAGCCTGGGCTCACCCGTCTCGGCCGAGTCCTTCCCCGCCCCGGCCGTGCCCGGCACCATGGACCCGCTCCTCTTCGCCCCGGCCGAGCTCAAGCTCTGGGCCGCCGCCGGCCACGTCGAGCCGCCCGCCGCCCACCCCGGCCCCGGCGGagcccccgcgccgcccgccccggccgcgccgcccgcctCGGGCCGCCCGCCGCCCAACAAGCGCCCGCCGGGCGCGGCCGAGCCCGGGCGGCACAAGGGCCCGTCGGGCAAGAAGACGAAGGCGATCCGCAAGCTGACCTTCGAGGATGAGGTGACCACCTCGCCCGTGCTGGGGCTGCGCATCAAGGAGGGCCCGGTGGAGGCGCCGGCCAAGGCGCGGGGCGGCTGCGCCCGCCCGCTGGGCGAGTTCATCTGCCAGCTCTGCAAGGAGGAGTACGGGGACCCCTTCGCGCTGGCGCAGCACCGCTGCTCCCGCATCGTCCGGGTGGAGTACCGCTGCCCCGAGTGCGACAAGGTCTTCTCCTGCCCCGCCAACCTCGCCTCCCACCGCCGCTGGCACAAgccgcgcccgcccgccgccaAGGGTGGCCCCGAGGCGGGCCGGGCACCGGCCGCGGCCCCGGGCTCGGCGGAGGAGCCGCCGAAGGAGgcgagcggcggcagcggcagcgaGCGGGACACGCCGAGCCCTGGCGGAGCCTCGGAGGCGGGCTCCGAGGAGGGGCTCTTCGAGTGCCCCCGCTGCTCCAAGCGGTTCCGCCGGCAAGCCTACCTGCGCAAGCACCTGCTGGGGCACACCGCCCCGGCCCCCGCATCCGCACCGGCACCCGCACCGGCACCCGCGCCCGCCCCGGAGCCCGCTGCCGAGGAGCCGCCCGCCGCCGAGTGCCGCCTCTGCCCCGTCTGCGGGGAGACCTTCCCCAGCAAGAGCAGCCAGGAGCGGCACCTGCGCCTCCTCCACGCCGCCCAGGTCTTCCCCTGCAAGTACTGCCCGGCCACCTTCTACAGCTCGCCCGGCCTCACCCGGCACATCAACAAGTGCCACCCCTCGGAGAACCGGCAGGTCATCCTGCTCCAGGTGCCGCTGCGTCCCGCCTGCTGA